The DNA window TTGCTGATGCCGCTGCTGGAGGGGCCGGCGCGCGGCTGGCCGTGGTGGATAGCGCCGATGCTGGCGTTGGCGATGGTGACGCTGTGGGGCTTCCTGCGTTGGGAGCGCCGTCTGGCGCGGCGCGGCGGTGATGCGGTGCTCGATCCGGCGCTGTTATGCCAGGCAGGCTTCACGCCGGGCATGGCGGTGGTGCTGGCGATTTATGCCACCGCCTCCTCGTTTTTCTTGTGCTTCGCGCTGCTGCTGCAGGCGGGGGCGGGGCTGACGCCTTTTCAAGCGGGCAGCCTGTTCGCCCCGGCCAGCGCGGCCTTTATGCTGGCGTCGATGCTCGCGCCTCGGCTGGCGCTGCGTTGGGGCAACGGCGTACTGAGCGTGGGCGTGGCGATTTACGCCGCCGGGTTGGCGCTGTTGATGGCCCAGGCGCTGTGGGGCGCGGCGCTGGCGCATCCGCTGCGGCTGCTGCCGGGGTTAGTGGTGCTGGGATTCGGCCAGGCGCTGAGCATGACGCCGCTGCTGAATCTGGTGCTCGGTTTGGCGCCGGAGCGGCAGGCGGGCATGGCGGCGGGCTTGGTCGCCACCGTGCAGCAGGTGGGAGGCGCGCTGGGCATCGTGGTCAGCGGCGTCGGCTTCGTGCCGCTGCTGGCGAACGGCGGCGCGGCGGAACGCTATGCGCAGGCCTTTGCCGGCGCCATGGTATTTAATCTGTTGGCGATGGGCATTGCCCTGATCTTGTTAAACCGGATCACGCGAAATAGTCAGAAAGCGGATCTTAAGTAGGCCGCCGGCGGGTGCTTTACTGTCGTCATCATGAGAGAGCGTAAGGAGCCACACTGATGTTTCAACCCGCCGCATTTCGCGAAGACGATCTGGATGCCCAACTGGCGCTGGTGCGCGCCCACCCGCTGGGGCTATTGGTCAGCCACGGCGAGCAGGGATTGACGGCCGATCCGCTGCCGTTTCTGGCCGATGTCGAACAGGGGCAGATCCGGCTGCGGGCGCACCTGTCGCGCGCCAACGAGCACTGGCGGCGGCTGCAGCACGCGGCGGAATGCCTGGTGATTTTTCAGGGTTTGGAAGGTTATGTGTCGCCCGGCTGGTACCCGAGCAAGCGCCAGACCGGCAAAGTGGTGCCGACCTGGAATTACAGCGTGGTGCAGCTGTATGGCGTGCCGACGGT is part of the Serratia marcescens genome and encodes:
- a CDS encoding MFS transporter gives rise to the protein MEYSLSRERRALPGLPVLLLGGFVTVFDLFVVNVAAPVIQRQFAADFAGVGLIVAGYELAFGVLLIAGGRLGDRFGRRRLFSLGMLGFTLSSLLCGLAGSLNLLIAARILQGATAALLFPQIYALMRVLYAPQQRRRAFAWLGMTLGLAAIFGQILGGFIIEANLFGSGWRMIFLINLPIGALALWAARRIPESRVAQAQRLDGVGLWLAATGLSLLLMPLLEGPARGWPWWIAPMLALAMVTLWGFLRWERRLARRGGDAVLDPALLCQAGFTPGMAVVLAIYATASSFFLCFALLLQAGAGLTPFQAGSLFAPASAAFMLASMLAPRLALRWGNGVLSVGVAIYAAGLALLMAQALWGAALAHPLRLLPGLVVLGFGQALSMTPLLNLVLGLAPERQAGMAAGLVATVQQVGGALGIVVSGVGFVPLLANGGAAERYAQAFAGAMVFNLLAMGIALILLNRITRNSQKADLK
- a CDS encoding FMN-binding negative transcriptional regulator; its protein translation is MFQPAAFREDDLDAQLALVRAHPLGLLVSHGEQGLTADPLPFLADVEQGQIRLRAHLSRANEHWRRLQHAAECLVIFQGLEGYVSPGWYPSKRQTGKVVPTWNYSVVQLYGVPTVMDDPAWLRRQLIDLTVQQEGRRPAPWRLNDAPANYIAAQLNGIVGIEIAVTRREGKWKMSQNRSADDVDGVIAGLRDGDETQRRLAAEVERRRG